One window of Rhinoraja longicauda isolate Sanriku21f chromosome 9, sRhiLon1.1, whole genome shotgun sequence genomic DNA carries:
- the LOC144597005 gene encoding uncharacterized protein LOC144597005 has translation MAAEEAQALEKVNSVMMLGEAEEVRKDLELIMKPYANWEEFLTPGPISIAILGELLFISAADAFQVKLNPTGSPVRFLRHPGSFHACLMQVSDQGWKAFNKAHKNMDQIRLYTQMAPKHLASAVQVLSREPKVVKAMLPSRLNSLKKVAEQCQELAESVEGEFALLIDLVQELLEVCASSRTEYSDQVEDVKRTLKESQLQKATMEQEKKKVEAQVTETYARMEEVRVSYQKAVKMIPSGKNLVGVYVTQSLLDLTNSLATELVAMGMTEPISLALEITDAATQHFKKKIENKKTAGSVDPKANSAKPVSSANVCVKALEMVVASTLLQDLVSDSGTVDPSQLGTSSSNYKSMFLSSLKQVEQEEDSDAKSTTLELCQSGIAVCEQLEEIGEKPSDAQMQNLVSAINEQTTKFQEYMSDIRKSSNTPAIALQPPNLTSVSKEEKVQKGLAKMVLDQACFRVEQAKCQLDTSRENYQKITETKEKMTKDLEEVLLTMMRCQVKEIDYDTTLKLLVTGLGALSQVKEQWAKMSNFFQMMSNLIKVSLNDTITQFTSDSEGCELIPGYSQDSFIKDMIYTEAFRACSVANLCHLISRTYVEVSQKHLRDQVTSLETYINLSPSDPLFNVKRSKLQEDYTVAREAIKDLVLKNKEEFERQIQQRIEHISSTLQDAVPLAVKQ, from the coding sequence ATGGCAGCTGAAGAGGCTCAGGCCCTGGAGAAAGTCAACAGTGTGATGATGCTGGGCGAAGCGGAGGAAGTCAGGAAGGACCTGGAGTTGATCATGAAGCCCTACGCCAATTGGGAGGAGTTCCTGACTCCCGGGCCCATCTCCATAGCCATACTGGGCGAGCTGCTCTTCATATCAGCAGCAGATGCCTTCCAGGTGAAACTCAATCCGACAGGGAGCCCCGTAAGGTTCCTGCGGCACCCGGGATCTTTCCATGCCTGCCTGATGCAGGTGAGCGACCAGGGCTGGAAGGCCTTCAACAAGGCCCACAAGAACATGGACCAGATACGCCTCTATACCCAGATGGCCCCCAAGCACCTGGCTAGCGCCGTGCAGGTTCTGAGCCGTGAGCCCAAGGTAGTCAAAGCCATGCTGCCCAGCCGGCTGAACAGCCTGAAAAAGGTGGCGGAGCAGTGCCAAGAACTGGCCGAGTCTGTGGAGGGGGAGTTTGCCTTGCTCATTGACTTGGTGCAAGAGCTGCTGGAGGTGTGCGCCAGCTCCCGGACTGAGTACAGCGACCAGGTGGAAGACGTCAAGCGAACACTGAAGGAGTCACAGCTTCAGAAGGCGACAATGGAGCAGGAGAAGAAGAAGGTGGAGGCTCAGGTCACCGAGACCTACGCCAGGATGGAGGAGGTGCGCGTCTCCTACCAGAAGGCGGTTAAGATGATCCCCAGCGGAAAGAACTTAGTGGGAGTTTACGTGACGCAGTCTTTGCTGGACCTCACCAACAGCTTGGCCACTGAGTTGGTGGCCATGGGCATGACGGAACCCATCAGCCTGGCCCTCGAGATCACCGATGCAGCCACACAGCACTTCAAGAAGAAGATCGAGAACAAGAAGACGGCGGGCTCTGTGGACCCAAAGGCCAATAGCGCCAAGCCTGTGAGCTCGGCCAATGTCTGCGTGAAAGCCCTGGAGATGGTGGTGGCCAGCACACTGCTCCAGGACCTGGTGTCAGACAGTGGGACCGTCGACCCCAGCCAGCTGGGCACCAGCTCGTCCAACTACAAGTCCATGTTCCTGAGCAGCCTGAAGCAGGTTGAGCAGGAGGAGGATAGTGATGCCAAGAGTACCACCTTGGAGCTGTGCCAGAGTGGCATTGCCGTGTGTGAGCAGCTGGAGGAGATCGGCGAGAAACCCAGCGATGCCCAGATGCAAAACCTTGTCTCTGCCATTAATGAGCAGACCACCAAGTTTCAGGAGTACATGTCAGACATTAGAAAGTCCAGCAACACCCCAGCCATTGCTCTGCAGCCACCAAACCTGACCAGCGTCTCCAAGgaggagaaggtgcagaaagGGCTGGCAAAAATGGTCTTGGATCAAGCTTGTTTCAGAGTGGAGCAAGCAAAGTGCCAACTGGACACAAGTCGAGAGAACTACCAGAAAATAACCGAGACCAAGGAGAAGATGACCAAGGACCTCGAAGAGGTCTTGCTGACCATGATGAGATGTCAGGTGAAGGAGATAGACTATGACACTACCCTCAAGCTGCTGGTGACAGGTCTGGGTGCTCTGAGCCAGGTCAAGGAGCAGTGGGCCAAGATGAGCAACTTCTTCCAGATGATGTCCAACCTGATTAAAGTCTCTCTCAATGACACCATCACCCAGTTTACCAGCGACAGTGAAGGCTGTGAACTCATCCCTGGCTATTCCCAGGACTCGTTTATCAAGGATATGATCTACACTGAGGCTTTTCGGGCGTGTAGCGTTGCAAACCTCTGCCACCTGATCTCCAGGACCTACGTGGAGGTTTCCCAGAAGCACCTGAGGGACCAAGTCACCAGTCTGGAAACCTACATCAACCTGAGTCCCTCGGACCCCCTGTTTAATGTAAAGCGCAGCAAGCTCCAAGAAGATTACACAGTCGCTAGGGAGGCCATCAAGGACCTGGTCCTTAAAAACAAGGAGGAGTTTGAGAGACAAATTCAGCAGAGGATTGAACACATTAGCTCAACTCTACAAGATGCCGTGCCACTGGCAGTGAAACAATAG